CTGTCCAGCATTTCCCGGGCGGTAACCGTATCCTGCCAGGAATACCGGGGTGAGATCTTGCAGTAGTCGTCTTTGACTGACCTCAGGAAGGGAAACCTCTCGTCAATTGCCTGCCAGACCTCGGAAGGCATTGCGGTGTGGCCCCCGCAGGTGGAATGGAAATTGGCCGCGATCACTTTGCCGTCGCAGGTCAGAACCTGGCCCCGGGTTTCCTCCACCGCTTTTCGGATCAAGGGAGGAACGTTCCCGCCGCTGTTGTAGGCTTGGTGCTGGACCCCGGCTTCGATGTCGTAACCGGCCTCGGGCGAGGCCCCGATCCTGGTGATGGCGTAACTGCGAGAGGCCACCGCCTGGGCTTTCAAGGCCTCCAGTTCCTGGCGGCCGCTGCCCATCTCGGCGCTGACCACGCCCAAAAGATATTTTTCCAGTTCGGTCTCCAGCACCAGCAGCAGGCTATTGCCAGCTGCCTGGCGGATTTCGGCCGGCCCGGAGAATTCCCGTTGGTTGATGAAGAATGGCGACCGGGAGTAGATCCTGACAAAACCCCGGATCGGGCCCAGGGTCTGGCCCTGGCTGGTTTGGATGGCCAGTCCCCCGGACGCAGGCAACAGCTTCCAGCATTGCCCGGGAACAATGGCTGCGCTGTGGTCCTGATCGCTGAGATAGACGGTGTCTGCACCCTGCACCTCCGCCTGAGGAAGGCCGCGGCCCAGGGCGATCCGGATCAGCGCCACTTCCGGCTCTGGTTTTTGCGACAGGTAACGGGGGGCGCATCCGGCCAGGACCGATCCCAGCAAGATCAGCGTAATTTTAAGGAAATTATTTTTTCTCATTTTTCTTCAAGGCTTCGATCCTCCGGCCGATGAACTCCCGGTTGACCGGCTGGCCCAGCTTTTGGGCGGTCTGTAAAAATATTCCCCACTGGACCGCCGCTCCGGCGGGATCGGTCTTTTCCAAAGCCTGGGCCAGGTTCATCCTGCTCTCCAGATGATCGGGGTTTGACGCCAGGGCCTTTTGCCAAAGTCCTATGGCCTGACCTTCATTGCCCTGCCGGATCAAGGCCAGGGCCAGGCCGTTGTAAGAACCGGGATCGCCGGGGTTGGCGGCCACGGCTTTTGAGTAAACCTCCGCGGCCTTATCCCACATTTTTTGTTGGCAATAGATGATTCCCAGGTTGGTCCATCCCTCCTTGCTTTCAGGATCAAGGGAAACCGCCTGTTTAAAGGCTTCTTCAGCCCGAAGCAGGTCGCCCTTGCCTCCATAGCTGATGCCCAGCGTTATATAGGCGTCAGGGCTGGCGGGATCAAAAGACAGGTTTTTAAGGGCATAGATGATCGCCTGGTCGTACTTCTCCCACTTGGCGTAAACCAGTGACAGGCCGTGCAGGCTGTTGAAATAAGTAGGGTCTAGTTCCTCTGCCCTTAACAGATGGCGCTCGGCGGAAGGCAGGTCGCCTTTCTGGTAATAAAAGTTTCCCAGGTAATCGTGGGCGATGTAGGAATTTGGGGAACGGGAAACCTCGGTGGTCCAGAATCTGAAAGGATCCTGCCATTCCAGATTTCGTCTTATGGAAAGGGTCATCATGGCTATCAGGACAAGGAACAAGACGGCCCCAGCCAGTTTCCTGTTCTCCAGCCTGCTCCAAAGATATCCGGCCCATACCGCAAAACCCATCAAGGGCAGATATAAGAACCTCTCCGCCAGAATGGCCGTCAACGGCAGCAGGTTGGAGACCGGCATCAGGCCGGCCACCAGCCACAGCCAGCCGAAGGCCAGGTATCTCTGTTTTTTGATGTCCTGCCAGGCCAGCAGGCTGATGCCCGACAAAACTGCCAGGGAACCAAGCACCCGCCAATCCAGCAGGGAAGTGGAAAGCTGATAGACATAATCCACCCGCGGCCGGAGAGGAAGGAACAGCAGCCGGACGTATTCCAAAGACGCCCGGAACATGGTGAAGAACGTGGTCCAGACGGAGTCGCCCCAGTATGGGCATTGCGAGACCCGGCCCAGAGCCAGCCGCCGCACTGCCAGGTAAGCCAGTATCAGGACAAAATAGGGTGCATATCTTTTCCATCCGGCGGCCAGCGTCCTGATCCTGCCCTGGCCCTCAAAAAGCCAGTCGTAAAGCATGATCAGCAGGGGAATGACCACGGCCGTTTCCTTGGACAAGAGGGCCGGAACGAAGCAGGCCAGCGACAAAACCAGATGTATCTTTTTCCGGGTCTGAAAATATTTCCGGTAAAAGATGAACATCATCAGGCCGAAAGCTGTGAACATCAGGTCGCCCCGGCTGGAGATCCAGGCCACCGCCTCGGTCTGGACCGGGTGCAGGGCAAATATAAGGCAGGCCATGGTTGTCAGCCGCCGGTCATTGAACAGCTGTCCCAGCAGGATATATGCCAGCAGGATGTTCAGCAGGTGCCACAGCAGGCTGGTCAGGTGAAAGCCGAAGGCGCCTGAGCCCCAGATCTTATAATCAATCAGGTACGAGACCGTCCGCAGCGGCCGCCAGATCCCGTCCCAGAAGATGCTGGCCATGGAGCGGCTGGAGTTGGCAAAGTACTCCGGGACAAACCGCCACTCACGGATCTTGGCGTTCTCCTGCACAAAAAAACGGTCATCGTACATGAAATCGGCCGAGAATACCGGCCAATAGGCGATGACCGTCAGGGCCAGGATCAGGATTATTTTATAATGTCTTTTTAGCAACCGTCGGTTTAAGTGTTATTTGCCGCATTGGTTATTTCTTATCCCGCCCAATCCCGGAACCCCCACAATGCCCTGAAGGTCTGCTTCCAGGCGGCCGGGGTTTTAAGAGACCTCATGGTCTTCAGTATCTGTCCGGGCCTCAGGTAAAATTCCCGGAAAGCCCTGCTCCTGAAGGCTTCCACCTCGGCGGGATCCAGCTCCGGTGTTTTGATGACGGAAAAGTTCTGTTCAAAGAACCTCCAGTCCCGGTTGGTTATCCAGCCTTCATCATTGGCTCGGGCATAAAGTTCCGAACCGGGAAAAGGCACCGCGGAATAGAACTGGGCAAAATCAAAATCCAATTCCTTCGCCAGGTCCAGGGTGGTTCTCAGATCCTCCCTGGTTTCACCGGGGTACCCGAACATCACGTGGGCCGTGACCTGCAGGCCGGCCTTTTGCGCCATGGCCACTGCTTTCCGGGTCTGATCTACCGTGGTCCCCTTGGCCATCAGGTCCAGGATCCTCTGGCTGCCGGACTCCACCCCAAAGCCTATCATCCAGCAACCCGCCTGTTGGAATCTTTCCAGCATCTCCCGGTCCACCTGGTCCACCCGGCTGTTGCAGACCCAGCCGATATTGAGTTTTCGGGAGATTATCTCGTCTGCCACTGACAGGGCATGATCCCTGTCCAAGGTGAAAGATTCGGCCCAGAAAAGGAACTGGTTCACTCCGGTCTGCTTGATGTCGTGTTCTATCTCATCCACGATCCTTTTGGGGGAGAACTTTCTGAGCCTTTTCCCGTAATAGACATGGTCGGCGCAGAACCGGCAGCCAAAAGGACAGCCCCGGTTGGTGGCCAAAAGCAGGAACGGCTGGTCCGAGAGCGGGAGTTTATAAAGATTCTTGTCAATCAGGTCCCAGGCCGGGTAAGGCAGGCGGTCAAGATCTTCCATGGTGGCCCTGGGCGGGTTGTGAAGAACCTTCCCCTGCCGGCGGTAGCTGATGCCGGAGATGCCGTCAAACTTTTCCCCTGAGACCAGTTCCAGCGCGGTCTGCTCCGGCTCCCCCATTATTATGACATCCAAGCCCCGGGAAAGGCCGAAGGTCTCCTCCGGCAGGGCGGTGGGGTGGATGCCAAAAAACGCGGTCCGGCAGCCCGGCAGAGCTTGGGCCGTCTCGTCCACCGTCTCCATGTCTCCGGCGATGGACGGGGTGGCGCTGTTGAACAGGCACCAGTCGGGGGCATATTCCTTGACGATCTGGATCAGCCTGGACCTGGAGATATTTTCCACTATGCAGTCGTGCAGTTTCACCTGATGCCCGGCCCGGCGCAGCACCGCCGCGGTCAGGGCCAGGGAAAGCGGCGGCCAGACCGAGGTCCAGGCCCCTGCCCGCTGCATGCACCTTCCCTCCCGCACCTGGGACACCCCCAGATAGGCCGGGGGATTTACCAGCAAAACCTTCAAGTCAGCATCTCCCGGAGGATGTGCCACAGGAATTTCCAGCCCTGGCTGGTCTTCAGCTTGGAGACCCCGCCCTGCCGGGAATATTCGTGGCTGGCTATCTCGGTGATCCTCAGACCCCGTTTGAGGGCCTTGATCACCATTTCCTGCTCGATCAGGAAACCGTCGGCTTTCAACCCCAGTTCCCTGGCCTTCCGGACTTCGATGGCCCGGAATCCGTTCTCGCAGTCGGTGATATCGGCCTTCCAGCGCCAGTTGAGCATCAGGCTGATCAATGCTCCGCCGGCCTGGCGGATGATGTTGTCCAAAGTGCCGTGGAACTCGTCCGAACCGCCCCGCAATCTGGAAGCGATCACCAGGTCGGCCCGGCCTTCCCTGATCGGCCGGACCAGTTCCGGGATGTCCGAGGACTGATGCGAGCCGTCGGCGTCCATCAGCACCAGGATCTCTCCCCGGGCTTTTTGTATGGCCAGCCGCACCCCGGCCCCCTTGCCCCGGCCGTCATCGGCCAGCACCAACGCGCCTTCATTCCGGGCTATCTCTGCCGTCCGGTCAACGGAACCGCCGTCAACCACCAGCAGTTCGCCGGCATGGTTTCTTGCGCCGAGCACCGCCCGGGCGATGGTGGATTCCTCGTCCCTGGCAATTATGGCTACGGTAATGTTTTTCACTTACTGTCCTTAAGTTTCTTCTCAGCCTGCTTAAGCACTTCGTAAGCCCGGCCTCTTTCGTATTTCAGCCGCCGGGCTGACCGTTCATCCAAAGCCAGGTTCAGAGCTTTTTGGGATGTTTCCAGGGCTTCCCGGTATTTTTTCTGCTGGTAGTAACACTTGGCCAGGCGGCTGCCTACGACCACCCGGTTGAAATTGTTCATCGGCTGGCTCTGGTCCAGCAGTTTCAGCAGCCGGGCATATCCGTCGGAGCCCTTGTCCCATTGCTTGGTCCGCCAGTAAACTTCCGGGGCTATCCAAAAAAAAACGTGGTTTTGAGGATAACTATTCTCTAGTTGCCGGGCCTGCTCCAGGGCCAGCGGGTATTTTTCATAATCTACATATATCCAGGCTAGGCCGTTCTGGGCCATTACCTTTGAATAGCGCCCCTTTTCTATCGCCAGCTTGATCTCTGCTGTGCCCTGTTCCCGGTTGTCGCCGATGAAAGGCAGCCACTTCAGAACGCTGGTGGCCTTGGTGCGGAAATAGTGAAAAGAGCCGATGCCCATATAAGCGTCATACAACTGGGGATCCAAGGCGGCGGCTTTGTTCAGATCGGAGACGGCCGACAGGCCGTTGTTCAGGGCCGAAAAGTAATCCTTGGTCCGGACCTTAATGGCTGCCCGGTAGGCATAGGTCCCTCCCCGGATGAAAAAGGCCCAGGCATCGCGGCGGTCCTGCGAGATGGCCCGGCCGGAAAGGTCCAGTGAGCTGTCCAATAGTGATCTCTGGAGATCATCCCAGACATCGGTCTCGTAGGCCATGGATCTGAGCTGGTAGGCTCCGGCCTTGAAAAAATATCCGGCCGGGTTTTTGGGATGCTGGTTTATGAAGGCGTCGAAGGTGTCTATGGCTTCCTGATACTGTCCCTGGTAAAGGATCTCCAGCCCCCGGTCTATCCGGAGATCAAATTCATCTCCCACCGCCGCCTTCAATGATGAGAGAGGCCACAGCAGAAGGACAAAAAGGAATAATATATATGCTGAATTATTTTTCACAGCAGGTGCCTTCCTAAAAGCAGCAGGCCGGGGTCCGACCTTACCACCTGCTTGGCCACGTCTATGGGATTTATTTTTGACGGATCCTTGTCCTTCAGCAGTTTGGCCAGCAGCCGGGCGATCCGGTTCATGTCATCATCTTCCAGTTTCAAGAAAGCCCGGCGGACCTTGGCGTGGTATTTGATGTCCTTCCACAGGCCCGACCACCAAAGGGCGGGATAATCCCCGAGTGCCTTTTCGCTCCCGGTCTTCAGGTATTCCGATATTTGGCGGGCGGCCATCTGCCCCGAGGCCATGGCAATGGCGATCCCGGCCCCGGACAGGGGATCGGTCAGCCGGGCGGCATCGCCGGCCAGCAGCACGTTCCTGGATACCATGGGATGGTCTTCCTCCAGCGCCGGCGTGCCTCCGCACATGGTCTCTATGACCCGGGCCTGGGGAAAATGTTTTTTAAGGAATTGATCCAGATATTCACCGGGCTTTTTTTGCCCGGCCATAGTGCTCAGGATACCAAGTCCCACATTGGCCCGGCCCTCCCCCTTGGGGAAGACCCATAAATAACCGCCGGGAGAAATCTCCCTCCCCACCCAAAACCTGACCATGTCCGCGGGACCGTCGATTCCTGACATCAGGTACTGTACGCAGGAATGCAGTTCGCCAGGTTTCATGGCCGTGTTCAGTCCGGCCCAGGCTCCGGTCAAGGATTCCACCCCGTCGGCCCCGATGACGGCCCGGCAGGCGACATCTCGTATCTGGTCCCGGTACAGGACCCTGACCCCGGTAAAGGCTCCCTTTTCATCAGCGATCAGGCCCACCGCCTCGGCATTGACCAGCACAAAAGCTCCGGTTCCGGCCGCCCGTTGGACCAGACAGCGGTCAAACAATTTGCGTTCCAGCACGTACCCCACTCCAGGCCAGGGCACCGCCACTTCGGTGCCGTCCGGTGAATATAGCACTGCCCCGTTGATGGGCGCAGCTATCCATTTGGGGTCCGGCCGGCAGAACAGCTCCAGGCTCTTCAGGCTGACGGCCTCGGCGCAGCATAGTGGGATGCCTACCTCTCGGTGCTTCTCCAAAAGCAACACCGAATGACCCGACTGGGCTAACGTTTCGGCGGCCAATGCTCCGGCCGGACCGGCACCGATGACCACTGTATCATATTGACAGTTGAGTAATTCCATAGAACTTTATGTTAACATAACAACCATATTATTTCAAGATATTTAAATCCAAAAGGTGAAAGGCTTTTTTCGGAAAAACATTCCGGCATAAAATTGTTGACTTTGGCCAGCCGGTTGGGTTATTATCTAAAGATATGAATAAACAATCATCTATAAAGCATGTTTGGCCGGGCTTGGTCCTGACGTTTCTGTTTTTGGGATCAGAGGCATCTTCCCAAAGCTGGACCAGCTATACCAATTATAACCAGGTTATAAAACTGGCTTTGGATCCCTCTTCGCCCAGTCTTTGGGGCGCCACCCCCGGCGGGGCCGTTTTATTTTCCTGGCAGGATACGGTGTTGGTTGAGAAATGCGACAACACCAACGGCCTTCCCAATGTTGAGCTTTCTTCTTTTGCCATTGGCCGTCACGGTTACAAATGGTTCGGCACCTGCGGCGGCGGGATAGCCAGGCTGGATTCCACCGGGTCATCCTGGCGGGTTTTCAATGCCATAGACGGCCTGCTTTCTGACACGGTCACAGCCCTTTGTAGTTACCAGGATTACATCTTTGCCGGAACCAAACAGGGCATGTCCTTTTCCAATGACTATGAATCCTGGCCGGGCGTTTCCAACAATCTGGTATTCCCCAATTTGCAGACCATTAATTCCATTAGCCATCGGAATGATACTCTTTGGATTGCAACTGATGTGGGCCTGGCGAGGGCTGCCGCTTCCTATTTTATCAACCATGCTTCTCCCTCCTGGCAGCGTGATTCGGCTTTCGGTTTAAGTTCGCGCAATGTACAGTGCGTCTTTTTATCCGATACCGTCAGCATAATCGGCACCTTGACCGGCGCGGCAAAGCTGATTGGCGGGAACTGGCAAAGAATAGACTCTTTAAATGGTTATCAGGTTCGAAACATTACCCAACTTGGAGATTCCCTGTTCTTCGCCACCAACCAGGGCATCAGGATGAGCTGTCAGGGTGTATGGATCAATCTGTCAGCGGGGCTTTTAAGTGCCAATGCTTATTCCTTGGCCATTGACGGACTAGGCCGCCTTTGGTGCGGAACAGAATTGGGACTTGCAGTTCTGCAGGGCAGTGCTTGGCATCCTTACCGATTTAATTGTATAGGAAGTAATGCCTGTTTCAGGGTAACCTGCGACCAAACAGGAAACCCTTACATTATCACCCGGCCTCAAAAAGAAATTCAGTACTTGCTGGATGGACAATGGCAGACATACAATCAGGCTAACACCGGCATGCCTTTTTCCCTTTTGGAACGTTTGGCAATTGACAAACATGGGAACTTGCTGGCCGGAAGTTGGGGATCGGGTCTTTTCATCCGTAATTCGGCAGGAATATGGAGACAGTATATAGCAGAATTACCGACCAATGTAATTAAAAACATATTGCTTACGGAAAATGGATTTTATCTTGCCCAGTGGGGGCATGATTACCGGGATCCCGTAACATTTTACAGTTATGCCGACACCCTGTTTCATGTTTACTGGGGTCCCATAGAAACGATGCGGCCTAATACCCTATCTATTGATGGGGATAGAACTTTGTGGGTGGGCACCAATGCGTCAGGACTTTATAACAGAAATTATACCGGCCTTTGGCAAAATTTCAACGAGACCAATTCAGAACTGCCTACCAGTCCCGTAAATGCACTATCCTGCGATAACAATGGGCGGCTTTGGATCGGTACCGTAAATGGCCTGTTCTTTTTTGATGGGAAGAAGATAGAATCCTATCCCCACCCCTTGCTTTCCGGAACGATCATTTCCATAAAAGTCGACCGGGCCAACAACAAATGGATCGGCACCGACAAAGGCCTTAATCTTATTACCTGGGACGGTCAGGTACAGGCTTACACCCAACGGGACCTGGGAAACAACGGCTCCAGGCTTTTAAACGACAACATCAACGAAATTGCCGTCGCCCCGTTAGACGATCAAACCGACGGTATTTACGTTACGACAGAAAAGGGCCTGAGCCTTCTAAAATACAACCTAGTGCTGCCCCGCCAAACGCTATCCGTGAATGTAGCGCCAAACCCTTACCGCCCGGGCCGGGATCCCTACTTTTACTTCAGCAACCTGCCCTCACAATCGGTGGTCAGGATATTCACTTTGGACGGTCGTCTGCTGGAAACATTCCATGGGCCCACGGCGCCGGAACATATTTTAGTTATTAACCCCAAAGATATATCGTCAAAACTTGTCTCTGGACTCTATCTTTGCCATGTCAGCGCCCCGGGGTTCAAACAAACTGTCTGCAAACTGGCCGTCACCCGCTGAATCATGAAGAACCTTCTGATATTAAGCTACTACTATCCGCCTCTGGGATTAAGCGGGGTACAGCGGACCGTCAAGTTCGTCAAATACCTGCCCCAGTTCGGGTGGAACCCCATCGTCATCGCGCCCCGCCCCCGCGGCAGCTACATATATGACCCGGCCCTTGGTGCCGAAGTGGCCCAAGCCAAAGTGTTCCGCACCTGGTCCCTGGATCCGCTTTTTTTATCTCCCCAAAAGAACACCGGATCCGCCATTCACAAGAACTCCCTTGCTTCCCGGATAAACCGCTGGCTGTTGCCGGACAACAAGACCGGCTGGATCCCCTTTGCCCTGCAGGCTGGCATGAAGGCTGCCAGGCAATTCCCCATTGATGCCATCTATTCCACCGCTCCCCCCTATTCCTCCCACTTGGCCGGGGTATTGCTGAAAAAGTTTTTAGATAGGCCATTGGTGGCTGATTTTCGTGATGCCTGGACCAGTTATACCTGGACCAAATATCCGGCCGGCCCCCTGCGAAAATTGGACCATAAAATGGAAGAACTGGTTTTAAAAAACGCCGACCTGGTCACTGCGGTCAATAGCCGGATACTTGATGATCTCTGCGGCCTTCATCCCAGGATTGACGGTTCCAAATTTCATCTGGTCTCCCACGGTTACGACCCCGAAGATTTTGCCGGAGCCTCAAGTCCGGATCCGGATCATTTTACCATTGCCTACACCGGTACTTTCATCAACAATCGCAGCCCCAGGACCCTGTTCGAGGCTGTTAAGCTGCTCCGGAAGCAGAATTTTTCCGGGCTGAACAAATTAAGGATAGTGTTTGCCGGCAGTCACCGGGAGAGTGACCTGGCTTTAGTAAAAGAATTCGAGTTGAACTCCATTGTCCGGTTTACCGGGTACCTTACCCACCGGCAAAGCATAAAGATTCTGACGGAGGCCAATCTGTTGTGGCTGACAATGGGGCCTGAGGAGACCGCCAACGTCACACCCGGTAAATTATTTGAGTATTTAGGCTCCCAAAAACCCATCGCCGCCTCCATTCCTTCAAATGGAGCGGCGGCCAAGATAGTTATTGGTGCGGGAGCCGGCTCCGTGGTTGCCCCTGATGATACGTCCGGCTTGGCCGGGATCATCCGGCAGCAGATGTCCGCCTGGGAGAACAAAAAAACAGCATCCCCGATTGACCCGGAAAGGCTGAAATTCTTCGACCGGCGGCTCATCACCCAACAGTTTAGCGATTTGCTGAACGGACTGTCATGAGAGAACGGCTTTGGGAAAATATAAAGTCATTTAAGTTTGCCCCGGAAATGCTTTTGGCCGGGATCGCACTGCTGGTCATGATCCCGTCTTTAGGCATCGGGCCCATCAGCGATGATTTTTCCTGGCTGCAATTGGCCAAACAGGGATACTCCCAAAGCATTGGACAGTATCTTTCCCAGCCAGCCCCCTTTGGGTATTTTCGCCCGCTGCCGATGTTGTTTTTTAAAACAGCCTGGCAGATTTTCGGGCCTGCCCTGTGGCTGTACCGGTTGACCGCCTTATTGCTCCATGCCCTGACGGTGATATTGATCTACCGGCTGGCCCGCTTGTTTTCCTTTTCGGGCAGGGTTTCCCTGATTTCGTCAGTCATCTTTGCCCTGATGCCCTGTCACGCCGAAGCCCTTCTTTGGTTGTGTTCGGTGAACGAGCTTTTTTCTGCGTTTTTCATTTTGGCCGGCATTTATCTTTTCTTTTCCAGACCTTACTGGAGGGGTGTGTTAATATCCTCCGTATTTTTCTTACTGGCCCTTTTATCCCGGGAAAGTGCTTTTTGCTTCATTCCGCTGTTGCTGATGCTTTCCCTGCCCCGTATCATGGGGATTTGGCGGCGATTGGCCCTTGCAATAACCGCGCCAACTTTTCTATACGTAGTCTTTAGAGCATTATGGTTAGGAGGTCTCCCGGATTCTTACCTGCCTCCGGCTCCCGGTCGGATGGACCTGAACCTGCTGGGAATGTCCATCCGCCTGGCCCAGTATCTGATCAAGATTCTGCTGCCTGTCAAAAGCCTGATGGAATTGTTTGCCTTTAGGCCCTATGTCTGGTTCCGGGAGATATACAGTTTTCCGCAGATGCATCCCGTGGCATTCTGGGCAACCAGCATAAGCGCGTTATTGATCATATTGTTTTCTTTTTACGGAGTGGTAAAAACTTCCGGGCGCCAGATCGTCTGGCCGTTTTTGTTTTCCGCCCTGGCTTTATCTGTTTATCTTCCTTTTTACAATACCGGAGAAAGGTTCCTTTACTTGCCTTCGGCTGGCGTGGCAGTCGGATTGTCGCTCTGGATCGCAAAAATAATTGGCAATAAAAGAAATTTGGGGCTTAGTCTGTTGGCCCTGACCCTTATGATTTACGGAATTTCCTTCGGCAACCGCATTTACCGTTGGCACCGGGTGGGAGACGTAACCGCCCAAGCCCTGGCCCGGCTTGATCAAAGAACGGAAATGCTTGCACCGGGTTCCCAGGTGTATCTGACTGATATGCCTGGCCTGGTATTC
The sequence above is drawn from the candidate division TA06 bacterium genome and encodes:
- a CDS encoding glycosyltransferase family 2 protein, with amino-acid sequence MKNITVAIIARDEESTIARAVLGARNHAGELLVVDGGSVDRTAEIARNEGALVLADDGRGKGAGVRLAIQKARGEILVLMDADGSHQSSDIPELVRPIREGRADLVIASRLRGGSDEFHGTLDNIIRQAGGALISLMLNWRWKADITDCENGFRAIEVRKARELGLKADGFLIEQEMVIKALKRGLRITEIASHEYSRQGGVSKLKTSQGWKFLWHILREMLT
- a CDS encoding radical SAM protein; this encodes MKVLLVNPPAYLGVSQVREGRCMQRAGAWTSVWPPLSLALTAAVLRRAGHQVKLHDCIVENISRSRLIQIVKEYAPDWCLFNSATPSIAGDMETVDETAQALPGCRTAFFGIHPTALPEETFGLSRGLDVIIMGEPEQTALELVSGEKFDGISGISYRRQGKVLHNPPRATMEDLDRLPYPAWDLIDKNLYKLPLSDQPFLLLATNRGCPFGCRFCADHVYYGKRLRKFSPKRIVDEIEHDIKQTGVNQFLFWAESFTLDRDHALSVADEIISRKLNIGWVCNSRVDQVDREMLERFQQAGCWMIGFGVESGSQRILDLMAKGTTVDQTRKAVAMAQKAGLQVTAHVMFGYPGETREDLRTTLDLAKELDFDFAQFYSAVPFPGSELYARANDEGWITNRDWRFFEQNFSVIKTPELDPAEVEAFRSRAFREFYLRPGQILKTMRSLKTPAAWKQTFRALWGFRDWAG
- a CDS encoding tetratricopeptide repeat protein, which gives rise to MKNNSAYILFLFVLLLWPLSSLKAAVGDEFDLRIDRGLEILYQGQYQEAIDTFDAFINQHPKNPAGYFFKAGAYQLRSMAYETDVWDDLQRSLLDSSLDLSGRAISQDRRDAWAFFIRGGTYAYRAAIKVRTKDYFSALNNGLSAVSDLNKAAALDPQLYDAYMGIGSFHYFRTKATSVLKWLPFIGDNREQGTAEIKLAIEKGRYSKVMAQNGLAWIYVDYEKYPLALEQARQLENSYPQNHVFFWIAPEVYWRTKQWDKGSDGYARLLKLLDQSQPMNNFNRVVVGSRLAKCYYQQKKYREALETSQKALNLALDERSARRLKYERGRAYEVLKQAEKKLKDSK
- a CDS encoding SpoIID/LytB domain-containing protein, with amino-acid sequence MRKNNFLKITLILLGSVLAGCAPRYLSQKPEPEVALIRIALGRGLPQAEVQGADTVYLSDQDHSAAIVPGQCWKLLPASGGLAIQTSQGQTLGPIRGFVRIYSRSPFFINQREFSGPAEIRQAAGNSLLLVLETELEKYLLGVVSAEMGSGRQELEALKAQAVASRSYAITRIGASPEAGYDIEAGVQHQAYNSGGNVPPLIRKAVEETRGQVLTCDGKVIAANFHSTCGGHTAMPSEVWQAIDERFPFLRSVKDDYCKISPRYSWQDTVTAREMLDRLFPGQPQARIRNAEILERSRSGRVLALKVSAVCGDTVLYKDKIRFGLSASPVLSTRFELKVQRDEEGFVASMTLEGSGYGHGVGLCQWGAIGMAREGKSYNNILRHYYREVEIKRLF
- a CDS encoding glycosyltransferase family 39 protein, with amino-acid sequence MRERLWENIKSFKFAPEMLLAGIALLVMIPSLGIGPISDDFSWLQLAKQGYSQSIGQYLSQPAPFGYFRPLPMLFFKTAWQIFGPALWLYRLTALLLHALTVILIYRLARLFSFSGRVSLISSVIFALMPCHAEALLWLCSVNELFSAFFILAGIYLFFSRPYWRGVLISSVFFLLALLSRESAFCFIPLLLMLSLPRIMGIWRRLALAITAPTFLYVVFRALWLGGLPDSYLPPAPGRMDLNLLGMSIRLAQYLIKILLPVKSLMELFAFRPYVWFREIYSFPQMHPVAFWATSISALLIILFSFYGVVKTSGRQIVWPFLFSALALSVYLPFYNTGERFLYLPSAGVAVGLSLWIAKIIGNKRNLGLSLLALTLMIYGISFGNRIYRWHRVGDVTAQALARLDQRTEMLAPGSQVYLTDMPGLVFGIPCFSYYTFNHAWEYTFPGRKVEYYFDPAPKPKKIGAAFSFSLKELDFSPLP
- a CDS encoding glycosyltransferase family 4 protein; its protein translation is MKNLLILSYYYPPLGLSGVQRTVKFVKYLPQFGWNPIVIAPRPRGSYIYDPALGAEVAQAKVFRTWSLDPLFLSPQKNTGSAIHKNSLASRINRWLLPDNKTGWIPFALQAGMKAARQFPIDAIYSTAPPYSSHLAGVLLKKFLDRPLVADFRDAWTSYTWTKYPAGPLRKLDHKMEELVLKNADLVTAVNSRILDDLCGLHPRIDGSKFHLVSHGYDPEDFAGASSPDPDHFTIAYTGTFINNRSPRTLFEAVKLLRKQNFSGLNKLRIVFAGSHRESDLALVKEFELNSIVRFTGYLTHRQSIKILTEANLLWLTMGPEETANVTPGKLFEYLGSQKPIAASIPSNGAAAKIVIGAGAGSVVAPDDTSGLAGIIRQQMSAWENKKTASPIDPERLKFFDRRLITQQFSDLLNGLS
- a CDS encoding NAD(P)/FAD-dependent oxidoreductase — its product is MELLNCQYDTVVIGAGPAGALAAETLAQSGHSVLLLEKHREVGIPLCCAEAVSLKSLELFCRPDPKWIAAPINGAVLYSPDGTEVAVPWPGVGYVLERKLFDRCLVQRAAGTGAFVLVNAEAVGLIADEKGAFTGVRVLYRDQIRDVACRAVIGADGVESLTGAWAGLNTAMKPGELHSCVQYLMSGIDGPADMVRFWVGREISPGGYLWVFPKGEGRANVGLGILSTMAGQKKPGEYLDQFLKKHFPQARVIETMCGGTPALEEDHPMVSRNVLLAGDAARLTDPLSGAGIAIAMASGQMAARQISEYLKTGSEKALGDYPALWWSGLWKDIKYHAKVRRAFLKLEDDDMNRIARLLAKLLKDKDPSKINPIDVAKQVVRSDPGLLLLGRHLL
- a CDS encoding tetratricopeptide repeat protein; this translates as MLKRHYKIILILALTVIAYWPVFSADFMYDDRFFVQENAKIREWRFVPEYFANSSRSMASIFWDGIWRPLRTVSYLIDYKIWGSGAFGFHLTSLLWHLLNILLAYILLGQLFNDRRLTTMACLIFALHPVQTEAVAWISSRGDLMFTAFGLMMFIFYRKYFQTRKKIHLVLSLACFVPALLSKETAVVIPLLIMLYDWLFEGQGRIRTLAAGWKRYAPYFVLILAYLAVRRLALGRVSQCPYWGDSVWTTFFTMFRASLEYVRLLFLPLRPRVDYVYQLSTSLLDWRVLGSLAVLSGISLLAWQDIKKQRYLAFGWLWLVAGLMPVSNLLPLTAILAERFLYLPLMGFAVWAGYLWSRLENRKLAGAVLFLVLIAMMTLSIRRNLEWQDPFRFWTTEVSRSPNSYIAHDYLGNFYYQKGDLPSAERHLLRAEELDPTYFNSLHGLSLVYAKWEKYDQAIIYALKNLSFDPASPDAYITLGISYGGKGDLLRAEEAFKQAVSLDPESKEGWTNLGIIYCQQKMWDKAAEVYSKAVAANPGDPGSYNGLALALIRQGNEGQAIGLWQKALASNPDHLESRMNLAQALEKTDPAGAAVQWGIFLQTAQKLGQPVNREFIGRRIEALKKNEKK